The sequence below is a genomic window from Bacillota bacterium.
ACCTTTTTCAACTAGCTGGTTCCAAAACGATGGTGCAAAATCATAGGAGTAGTACTGCCGATGTGAGCTGATTAAAATATTGGCATCTAGGGCATATTTCTTACTCATAGGCCATTATTTCATCTCTTATCGTATTGTAAGCTCTTCCTTTCAGCCCCAGAAGTTTGAATGCGTAGGTATATTCTATATCACCAGCTTCCGCACTTGTTACTACCGCTTCTCTGAATGCTGTGCTAATTCTAGACTTATAAGTTGGGTAAAATGTGGGACTTCCGGTGCTTTCTCTACTCGTTTCAAAGTCCTTCAGAGATTTTGTTTTAATCAGCTCAACCAAACTTTGGTTAATCAATCCCAGATCTTCAAGTTTTATTGCGAGAGCCAATCTGCTGACTTTAAAGTCTTGACATAGCTCTTCTATGCGTTCCAAAGGATTCTCAAAATGACCCCAGCGCTGTTTGATATCTACTGCTGGCATTAAAAATTCAGCGGTTAACCGATTCATTTCTTGTTCATTGTTTATCATATCTATGAATAGATCTTCCTGTTCATAGAGCACGTGAAAATACTCATGGATTAATGAAAATATCATGCCTGCTTTGGTGTCATTTCTGTTAATGAATATTAAAGGGGCAACATCATCATACAGCATAAACGCTCTAAATTCATTGATATCCAAACGCCGATAATTATTCATACCAACAACACTGTTTTGCATCACTAAGATACCGGCATTTTCCAGTTTCTCCTTGAGATGATTGTAGGCTGCATCGTAATCCCGTACTTGCTCATACCAGTTTTCAGTTAGATCGAGCAGTTTCCTTGCTAGATGAGCATCAGCAGCGACATCACCTGTTCGTCCAGCTTTGAAGTCAGCAATAATATCCAGCTTTTCCCAACCTAGGTTCTTTCTATAATCACTCATCCAGTTTTTGCGGAAATCCATCTCCAAAATAGTGTCTTTAAGGTTTTTACTCATCTGCGGCAGCTTGTTGTTAATAACACGGAATTCAGCTTCAACTGCATCTTTTTTGGGGGGAACGTCTAAAAAGAAGTACCCAAAGGGTACGTGGAGGTATTTCGCTATTTTCTCTAGCTGTCTAAACGTAG
It includes:
- a CDS encoding DUF4411 family protein; translated protein: MSKKYALDANILISSHRQYYSYDFAPSFWNQLVEKG
- a CDS encoding ImmA/IrrE family metallo-endopeptidase, which codes for MAKSLRVPVKKEVWLWAIRESQKDPEEISKRYPSFNKWINGEQYPTFRQLEKIAKYLHVPFGYFFLDVPPKKDAVEAEFRVINNKLPQMSKNLKDTILEMDFRKNWMSDYRKNLGWEKLDIIADFKAGRTGDVAADAHLARKLLDLTENWYEQVRDYDAAYNHLKEKLENAGILVMQNSVVGMNNYRRLDINEFRAFMLYDDVAPLIFINRNDTKAGMIFSLIHEYFHVLYEQEDLFIDMINNEQEMNRLTAEFLMPAVDIKQRWGHFENPLERIEELCQDFKVSRLALAIKLEDLGLINQSLVELIKTKSLKDFETSRESTGSPTFYPTYKSRISTAFREAVVTSAEAGDIEYTYAFKLLGLKGRAYNTIRDEIMAYE